The Klebsiella quasivariicola region CGCGCTCCAACCCGGCAACCTATACCGGGGTGTTTACCCCCGTGCGCGAGCTGTTCGCCGGCGTGCCGGAGTCCCGCTCCCGCGGTTATACGCCGGGGCGCTTTAGCTTTAACGTCCGCGGCGGACGCTGCGAAGCCTGCCAGGGCGACGGAGTGATCAAGGTTGAAATGCACTTCCTGCCGGATATCTACGTGCCGTGCGACCAGTGCAAAGGCAAACGCTATAACCGCGAAACGCTGGAGATTAAGTACAAGGGTAAGACCATCCACGAAGTGCTGGATATGACCATTGAAGAGGCGCGTGAATTCTTTGATGCCGTACCGGCGCTGGCGCGTAAGCTGCAAACCCTGATGGACGTCGGCCTGACCTATATTCGTCTCGGCCAGTCGGCAACCACGCTCTCCGGCGGTGAAGCCCAGCGCGTGAAGCTGGCGCGCGAACTCTCCAAACGCGGAACCGGCCAGACGCTGTATATCCTCGATGAGCCGACCACCGGTCTGCACTTCGCCGATATCCAGCAGTTGCTGGAGGTGCTGCACCAGCTGCGCGATCAGGGCAATACCATCGTGGTGATTGAGCACAACCTTGATGTGATTAAAACCGCGGACTGGATTGTCGATCTCGGCCCGGAAGGCGGCAGCGGCGGCGGCGAAATACTGGTCTCCGGTACACCGGAAACCGTCGCCGAGTGCGAAGCCTCGCACACCGCGCGCTTCCTGAAGCCCATGCTGAAATAATTAGCGGGTAAGCTGCTGCCGGACCGGCTCCGGCAGCATTTTCACCGCCTGCTGGTAAGACGCATCGACCAGGTAATAGATTTGCGAATCCGGCAACGAGCCATCCAGATAGACCGTGCTCCAGTGCGCTTTATTAAGATGCTGGCTGGGCCGGACATCGCGGTGCTGCTGTCGCAGCAGCTCCGCCAGATCCGGGCTCGCCTTCAGCGCGACCGCCGGCCGCTGGTCCTCAACCTCCTTCACCATGGCAAACAGCACGTCTGAGACCTTAATCTGCGTGGCTTTCCAGTCGCTGTGGACGCTCTGCTCTGCTCCCGGTTTCGCCATGCAGTACTGCAATAACTCCGAAATTGTCATCTTTTATTCCCCCATGAGCGTCGCAACGATGCGCCGCGACCCGCCGTGTATCCGATGCTCCCCCAGCCAGATGCCCTGCCAGGTCCCCAGTTTGACGCGCCCGTCCTCGACCGGCAGCATCAGCGACGCGCCAAGCATCGATGATTTGATGTGCGAAGGCATATCATCAGGGCCTTCATAATCATGTTCGTACGGCGCGTTATCCGGCACGGCGTTGAGAAAATACTGCTCCATGTCATACCGAACGGTGGGATCGCAGTTTTCGTTGAGCGTCAGAGAAGCAGAAGTATGCTGGAGCAGGAGGTGCAGCAGGCCGACCTTCACCCCGGCCAACCCGCGGATCTGGCCGAGGATTTCGTCGGTGACCAGATGAAAACCACGGGATTTGGGCCCAAGCGTCAGGGTTTGCTGATACCACATCATCGACTCCTTTTGCGAATGAATCTCTCTAAGTGTGCAGCAATACGTGAAAAGGTAAAACCTTCCCCCCCTGATTTTGCATAAAAAAACGGCAGCGCTGCCGCTGCCGTTTATCCCGTTCAGGCGATCGTCAGTATTCAGAATTGACGATCACTTCTTCACCCAGCGCCCCGGCCATCGGCAGCGGCTTATAAGAGGAGTTGGCGGCCCGCAGCACGCGGATCCCGCGGGCGCCGGCCTCACGGGCGGCGGTGATGTCGTTATCCGAATCGCCGTAGAAAACCTTTATCTGCTTCGCCTGCAGCCACTGGGTCTTGGTGTTCTGGCCCGGCTTATCGCCGGCGAAAATCACCGGATTCATGCTGGCGGCCGGAATGAGGAAATCATCCTGCAGAGTCTTAGAAAC contains the following coding sequences:
- a CDS encoding MmcQ/YjbR family DNA-binding protein; the encoded protein is MTISELLQYCMAKPGAEQSVHSDWKATQIKVSDVLFAMVKEVEDQRPAVALKASPDLAELLRQQHRDVRPSQHLNKAHWSTVYLDGSLPDSQIYYLVDASYQQAVKMLPEPVRQQLTR
- a CDS encoding secondary thiamine-phosphate synthase enzyme YjbQ — encoded protein: MWYQQTLTLGPKSRGFHLVTDEILGQIRGLAGVKVGLLHLLLQHTSASLTLNENCDPTVRYDMEQYFLNAVPDNAPYEHDYEGPDDMPSHIKSSMLGASLMLPVEDGRVKLGTWQGIWLGEHRIHGGSRRIVATLMGE